The genomic region GAGGAGCTGCCCAGTCTTGCGGTAAGATATTACCCAAATCAGAATCTCGGTTTGTCTGCCTCACTTGGAGTCGATACTCATAAGGACAGTTCACGGTTTGGATTTATGGCACGAGTTCATCGGGTGATATTTATGGAAGACAATTTGAATTTTTACATGGGAGCCGGGGCGGGAATTTTGAGCGTTGAACTGGCAGGAGCAACCAACTCTGGATTTGAGGTCAGTGGATTTTTTGGTTCTGAATTTTTCCTTCCCGGATTGGATTCCTTGGCATTTATTTTTGAGGCTGGAGTTGGAGTCACTTCAATTTCGAGTGAAATTCGTTTTCGAACAATGGGGAATAGTCCAATCAAGGCAGGAATGGTCTTTTATTTTTAACTTGCAAAAAGATGAAGGGGAAGAAATGTCAAAGCGTATCATTGAAACCAAGTCAGCGCCAGCGCCTGTGGGGCCTTACTCGCAAGCTGTTGAAATCGGAGATACTCTATATTGTTCGGGGCAAATTGCGATTGATCCGACGAATGGAGAGGTGTTAACCGGAGATGTCAAGACTCAGACAGAGAGAGTGATGAAAAACATAGAGGCCGTGTTAGCAGCGGCGAGTTTGAATTTTTCCAATGTGGTAAAAACCACAATTTATTTAATCAATATGGCCGATTTTGCCCAGGTGAACGAAGTCTACGGCAGGTATTTTAAATCCTCGCCGCCCGCCAGATCAACGGTGGCCGTATCAGGTTTGCCAAAGGGAGTCAGTGTGGAGATCGAAGTTCTGGCAAAAAGGTCCTGAGCGAGGGTGCGACTGCAAAGGGGAATTCTTTTTGCTGGTGTATTTATTTCTGGCTTAGGGGCCTGGGCCTTCTATGAAGAATCGCTCAAGATTTCTCGACAAACGGTGACCAGTTGGGAAGAGGATCACGCGGCGGATTGCGCAGTTGTCTTGACTGGGGGTGCCGGGCGTGTCCGCGAGGGTTTTGATCTTTTGGCTCATAAAAAAATTAAGAAATTGGTTATATCTGGGGTCTATCCTCATGCGACTCTGCGGGAGATTTTTCCTCAGTGGCCATATTATGGCGTTCTGGACCAGCGGAATATCATTTTAGAAAAAAGATCTGGCACAACTTACGGGAATGCTCAGCAGAGCTTGCCATTGATCGAGGCTCTGCATTGCAGGGACTTGATTTTAATTACCTCAAGAATTCATATGTATCGTTCTATGAGAATTTTTTCGTCTGTATTTCCGGAGTCTTTTCCAATTTATCCCCGGTCCATCGTGCAGGGTAGCTATGAGACGCCTTTTCCAGAACTAGCCATCGAGGTTTTTAAATCTCTTTTTTATTCGCTTTGGGCCTACTAAAGGCCAGCAGGCCTCATCTTTCTCAAAGTCCTGTTTAG from Bdellovibrionales bacterium harbors:
- a CDS encoding YdcF family protein encodes the protein MQRGILFAGVFISGLGAWAFYEESLKISRQTVTSWEEDHAADCAVVLTGGAGRVREGFDLLAHKKIKKLVISGVYPHATLREIFPQWPYYGVLDQRNIILEKRSGTTYGNAQQSLPLIEALHCRDLILITSRIHMYRSMRIFSSVFPESFPIYPRSIVQGSYETPFPELAIEVFKSLFYSLWAY
- a CDS encoding RidA family protein, with amino-acid sequence MSKRIIETKSAPAPVGPYSQAVEIGDTLYCSGQIAIDPTNGEVLTGDVKTQTERVMKNIEAVLAAASLNFSNVVKTTIYLINMADFAQVNEVYGRYFKSSPPARSTVAVSGLPKGVSVEIEVLAKRS